In Hippocampus zosterae strain Florida chromosome 21, ASM2543408v3, whole genome shotgun sequence, the genomic window GACCCCCGCCGCCGGCCCGCTGATCGGGGATCGGCCCCGCCCTCCACGCATGTCATCAGAGGCTGGCTGAGACACGCCGAATTCCAACACAACGGTGAGTGGCGTCGGTCAGGCCGGCGATCGGTCGGTCGTGTTGACGGTTgctctgcgtgtgtgtggtcaGGCGAGCTCGGTCTGAGGTTCCGATCGCATGCGGCTTCCTGGAGCGACCTGTCTCCTGATGAAAGTGAGTCCTTCTTGCTGAGCAATATTGCCACGCCATCCCTCTCGGCTCTTTCCCACGTGACGCCCATTTGAAGGCAAATCGTGTCGCGGCGCGTGTCGATTGTTTATCCTCTGCGTAGAAATGTACGGCGCAGTCTGTTGCATGGCTATGGAGGTGATgctgattgtgtttttttgtttgtttgtttgtttttttgggcccaGGCGAGCGTCTGTCGGTCATGTCGAGCCGCTCGCTGGCGTCgtgctcggcggcggcggccgtgcTGGAGCGAGCGCAGAGGAGGCCACGGCAGTTCTGGGAGACGTGTTGAGCCGGCGCCAACTTTTCACTCGGACtcgctcaactttttttttttaccctgtgaCCTTTCCACTTGAATCACGAGCATTTCTTGCATTTGGAGAGTGCTTCTCGTTCCAATTTTGCCTTGGATTGGAACCCCCTTGATTCTCACGGACGCTCTTTCATGGCCTTTCGCTGGAATTCTTCACCCCGATGTTTTCTTTCTCCACGTCTTTGTTTCCCGGATTGCGATTATTTCCGCCTCGGTTTCTACTCATCACACTAAAGTCTTTCATCTCCAATTCATTCACGACTACAAAATTGGCACGTTTGCTCTCGGGTCGGTTTTGGGCCGACGCGAGCAGGAGAGCGGAAAGTCCATCTCCGTGGCCGTCCGCGGACCAAGATTACCTTCTCGCGGCCAGCCGGCGATGTCACTTCCTGTCACGTGACGCGATGAAAGGAAAGCCCCTTGCGGAAGGTTTTGTGTGTCATCCCGGTCGCCGCGTTGCATCGATGTCGACCTGCTCCGCAAACCTTATTAGTTTGAGTGTCCGCCACGCCGACGGACTCTTTCTCACGCGCTCGGGCCTTCGCTCGCTCTCACGCACTGGAAACGTAGTCGTGATGTCACtgttccagatacattttttttgttgttcttttttgcctGACGCTTACTTTCCTCCAGGTGACGGTAACCTCCGTTGACCTCCGTGTGTGTGCTGGGGTTTTTTGCTTGTCCTATTTTCTGGTGGGGGGGCGGAGGCTTTGCGCGTATAAAATGCGGCGGGTGCGCACGGGTCGTATCATCAGCGCGTCTTGGCCTCACCTCGTCAAcgcttcctttttattttcatcaccaCCATCGGCATGAAAGTCATCGGCGCGCTGGCGCTGCTCCTGATCGTCTGCGTCCGGCGGGGCGCGGCGGGGCCCGCCTATCAGCCGCTCAGCCAGGTTTTGAGGAGCCCGAGCACGTACCGGGCCGCCGAGGAAGTCTCGCTCCACGTGAGTATGAGGGAGACGGCAAATGTGTTGAGATTGCGACTCGGCGCGTTCTATTCGCACATGACGAAGACGAAATGGCCAAATGTCGTCGTTGTTGTTCAGGCTCAGAGGTCCGAGACGGAGGAGGAATCCGACATCAGGCTCAACGTCGCCATCGACGAGGAGAAGGTAAGCGACGGGCGTGGCGTCGCGAGCGGGCCTGGCCCGGGCTGAGCCGCTGCGGCCTGCGCTTCCCTCCAGGACCACGTGAGCATCTGCTGCCTGCACGCCAACATCCTGGACTTCTACCTGAACAACATCTTCAACCACGTCGGCGACCTCCACCCCAGAATGCACCAGCTGCACTCGGACCTGGACAGGGCCAGCCAAGACCTCAAAGAGCGCGGCTGCGTGAGTGGCACCCGCCGGCGTCTTTTTGCCTCCCCGCCGGCTCGAACCGCGCCCTTGACCTTTTTGCACCCGCCGTCCCTCCAGAATGCCACGCGCTATCGAGACCACCGGCACGTGGCGCGGTTCCGCGACAAGCTGGCCAAGGTAAACGGCACGTCGGCGTTTGTCGAATCGGCCCTGTCTCGCCATGTCACGGTGgggctgcccccccaccccagccaaTGACGTGGGAGCCGAGCCCAAACAGTTTTTGCAGCGCTTTTTGCCCATTGCGCTGTCGCGCCAAAGCGGAAGTGGAGAGCTCACAGTGGAGCATTTACCTCCTAAAACTGCCCCGCCAAGTTTTGAATTGAGTGCAGGCCacatgggcacacacacacacacacacacgatgagcACTTTGTTGGGTTGCGTCTTTTGCAGATGGACAACGGGCGTGGGCTGAACAAGGCACTGAGCGAGGTGAACATTCTCTTCACGTACCTGCACGACAGCTGCGTCGGCGACAGCCGCTGACGCGCACAAAGCACAACTACCTCGACTACAACTGCTTTATTTATTGTCTTATTTAATCGATGACTTGCTATTTATACACGGAGACGCGGCTGTTACAGTCTTGAGACGTCCAATAAACTTTTCTCCttccaacaacaataaaaaaagaccaCTTGTCATTTGTCAGGTAAACCTGGGGGGGGCGTGGCGGCGTGTGGCAGTCGTGTGTTTGGTGCACCCGAGCCCCTCCCGCCGGGTGATTTCCTCCGGGAATTTGCCACGGCAGGAAGTGATGGCGAACCCGCCTTTGCGCACGTGCGTTGGTCGTCGTCGTCCAGGTGATCGCGGGTGGGCGGTGACGTCAAAGTGCCGTCACCCGCTCACCTGGCAGGCCTTCACCAACGCCCACCGCGCGATTGACGAGGAAGACGTCGACGCCGACGCCGAGGCTCGCCGCGttccgcgcgcgcgcgcgctcttCGTCCTCTTCCGCTTCCGCTTCCATTTCCGTTTCCTCTTCCTCCGGGCGTTTGGCCTCATTCCACGTGCAAGAAGACGATCGTCGTTCGGGGAGACGGCGGCGGCCACGCTCGCCCGGTAAGCGAATCATCCGGGTAGCCCTCGTCAAGCTTTCTTTGGCGAATGACGCCAATGACGCAACCCCGCCGCGGGTGTGCGTCATTCACCAAACGACAACGAGGTGACCCCggtggaaagaagaagaagaagagaagacCCGCTCAAAGAATCCCGCGGACCCTCAGTGGAAACCAAGTTGGCGTTGCGGCCGCCGGAAGTGGCCTTGCGGCCTCTTTCGGCTTGAGCACCTGCGCGGGTGCGCGCTCACAACTCGCGGCCAATTAGCGATTTAGCACAACTTTGCTTCGATTTGGATCACATCCACGCGTCTAGACGCACGCAGAGAAACGCGGCCATGCagctacacacgcacacacacactcatgtcaGTGGATCGTTACTGTCACAGAGtgtgtgccccccacccccgtcccctGACGGGTCACGGGGGGGGCTCGAGCAAAGTTTTGGAAGCACGCGGACTCATCTAGGAACCGAGGCCGCAGACCTGCTTCCACGTCATCGTGGCCCTGAGGCTTCTGCGAAAACCGACGACAACCGCAGTGACCCTGGAGTGTCCGAGCCAAGATGGAGGTGAGTGGAAATGCCATCAGGGAAGgccctactgtgtgtgtgtgtgtgtgtgtgtgtgtgcgcgtgtgtgtgtgtgtgcgctcgggCGTGCGCGTTTCTGAGCAGCAGCACGTTTCGGAGGAAGATTCTGGTGTTTGCCGTTGAGTAGCCACAGACCACAAGGAAGCAAAAGATGCGTATAAAAGATGCGAGCGGCGCTCAGCCAATTGACCTGAAAAAGCGTCGCCGTCTCTCAGCGCTCGTCATTTGGTTCTCGTCAGGCGCCAGCCGTCTCTCGTCTTTGGTCAGCGCCCGTCTCGCCGCCATGTCCCCGCCGATCCGCTGGTGTCTGCTGCCGCTGCTTCTGGGCGCTGTGGCGGCGCGGGCCGCTCGCATGGACCCGCATCCCGAACTCAGGAAAATCCTGGAGGACATCGCCAAAGATGTGGTGAGCCCACGGCGTCCCGCgggggggccgctaccggccgcTGCGTCTTCACCTTCaacttttgggggattttttgaCTTCTGGTGTTTTTTGGCATATCAGCATTTTGGGCCGTCTGTTTCGGCCTGTTGTTGATGTGGCCCgtgccccccttttttttggggggggggtgtgtgcgcgtgtttcaGTTTGTTCATGTTACGGTGTGTATGCGTTTCAGGATCTGAAGAGCATGAACATCAGCACTCACCCTCCCTTCATCGGCGTCATCAGGAGCATCAAAGCGTGTCAGGTAAGGAGGACGACGCGGCGAGCGCttccaccgggcggcgccgacGCCTTCACGCCTTTGCTCCGCTCCCCCGCAGAACCGAGAGGAGGTCAGGCTGATGAAGGCCACGTTGCACGTCTACGTGGACATCTTGGAGAGCATCCTGCGCAACGCCACCCTGCTGAGGGCCGTGCCCGACCCGGCCAGGCGGGAGCAGCTCGGGCGCAACGTGGACCACCTGACCAAGAAGATGCGCCGCCTCAGCGCCGATCTGGCCCGCCCGCGTTGCCCCGACACCGGCGATGTCCTCCATCAGCTCGCGCAGCTCAAGGTGAGGAGAAAACACTCGCTTCCTTTAGCTCGTGAAAAATCGCAAAGCCACCGGACCGTCGTGTTGACAAATCCGAATCCGTGCCGAGTTTGCCTTTTCGCCCCCtctgcctgcgtggcttttctccgggtacggcGGTTTCCCGTCGCGTTCCCAAAAGTTCACgcaacgctccaaattgtccccggCTGCGATTGTGATTGTGCGGTCGCTTGTTCAGCAACCCGCTTCGACGTgtgccccgcctgctgcccgaaaacGGCCGAGTTAGGACACCCGCGTTGGAATCatatgacaaataaatgatccGGAAAGCTCAATTGCAGCTCCAAAAATAAGATGAATGTGTGTGCGCCTGCAGGTGGACGACATGACGTTCCAAAAGAGGGCGCTCTCTCAGTTCCTGGAGGTGTACAACATGGCAACCGTGATTGGCTCTCGTGCTTTGGCCCCGCCCGCCGAGGCCTCGCCATGAATCTTTTTcagctttttgattttttttttttttttcccgatcctcctaatttattgctttatttaaTTCCCTCCTGCACTTTAATTTATTCTCGCTAGTGGAAGGCGCAGGAACATGTTGGGTGTTGATGTTGAACAT contains:
- the LOC127593578 gene encoding uncharacterized protein LOC127593578 isoform X3 translates to MEDLKSMNISTHPPFIGVIRSIKACQNREEVRLMKATLHVYVDILESILRNATLLRAVPDPARREQLGRNVDHLTKKMRRLSADLARPRCPDTGDVLHQLAQLKVDDMTFQKRALSQFLEVYNMATVIGSRALAPPAEASP
- the LOC127593578 gene encoding uncharacterized protein LOC127593578 isoform X1, whose protein sequence is MRIKDASGAQPIDLKKRRRLSALVIWFSSGASRLSSLVSARLAAMSPPIRWCLLPLLLGAVAARAARMDPHPELRKILEDIAKDVDLKSMNISTHPPFIGVIRSIKACQNREEVRLMKATLHVYVDILESILRNATLLRAVPDPARREQLGRNVDHLTKKMRRLSADLARPRCPDTGDVLHQLAQLKVDDMTFQKRALSQFLEVYNMATVIGSRALAPPAEASP
- the LOC127593578 gene encoding uncharacterized protein LOC127593578 isoform X2: MSPPIRWCLLPLLLGAVAARAARMDPHPELRKILEDIAKDVDLKSMNISTHPPFIGVIRSIKACQNREEVRLMKATLHVYVDILESILRNATLLRAVPDPARREQLGRNVDHLTKKMRRLSADLARPRCPDTGDVLHQLAQLKVDDMTFQKRALSQFLEVYNMATVIGSRALAPPAEASP